Proteins encoded by one window of Monoglobus pectinilyticus:
- a CDS encoding recombinase family protein, giving the protein MNGEYCIYLRKSRSDENNPNVSMEETLARHEKTLLTLSKQMNLNITKIYREVVSGDTIASRPVVQELLADVESGIWSGVLVMEVERLARGDTIDQGIISQTFKYSDTKIITPIKTYNPNDEYDEEYFEFGLFMSRREYKVINRRLQRGREASVKEGNYLGSVPPYGYKRVPNQDGKGYTLEINKDEAETVKLIYEMYTNGIPNDIGVCERIGISKIAKKLSQMGINPRKSKTWSIATIKDILKNPVYIGKTRWGNRKAIKKIVNGKKITMRPRAKDFILEDGKHPAIITEDVFNTAQYYMSKNPAKPIGENRKITNPLAGLVVCSKCNHKMIARPYSNNTPTSLLCTTLGCQTVGTALHYVEDRIIEALYNWLNKYTLNIKPCNTIQNSSYEKLMLNNLNAIQDEIITLNKQMDSLYDFLEQGVYTTEIFIERSKKISDKMSELKENEDNIKNELSKSKKQTAINKDFIPKLKNILDTYYEISDPEIKNQMLKEVVEKVVYTKEKRGTKKTPDKFEITIYPKLPNTQILSLPK; this is encoded by the coding sequence ATGAATGGTGAATACTGTATATATTTAAGAAAATCGCGCTCGGATGAAAATAATCCTAATGTAAGTATGGAAGAAACATTAGCGAGACACGAAAAAACACTTCTCACGCTAAGCAAACAAATGAATTTAAATATAACCAAAATATACCGTGAAGTTGTGTCTGGCGATACAATAGCTTCACGGCCGGTTGTGCAGGAACTCTTAGCAGACGTCGAATCAGGCATATGGTCCGGCGTGCTTGTTATGGAAGTTGAAAGATTAGCAAGAGGTGATACAATTGACCAAGGTATTATAAGCCAAACTTTTAAATACAGCGACACCAAAATTATCACCCCTATAAAAACCTATAATCCAAATGACGAATATGATGAGGAATATTTTGAATTTGGGTTGTTCATGTCAAGACGTGAGTATAAAGTTATTAATCGCCGTCTGCAGCGTGGAAGAGAAGCGTCAGTTAAAGAAGGAAACTACCTTGGTTCAGTGCCGCCCTACGGTTATAAAAGGGTGCCAAATCAGGACGGAAAAGGATACACGCTAGAGATTAATAAAGATGAGGCAGAAACTGTAAAGCTTATATATGAAATGTATACAAATGGTATACCAAATGATATAGGAGTGTGTGAACGGATAGGAATATCAAAAATAGCAAAGAAATTATCACAAATGGGTATAAATCCACGAAAATCAAAAACATGGTCTATTGCAACTATAAAAGATATACTTAAAAACCCTGTTTACATTGGTAAAACAAGATGGGGTAACAGAAAGGCCATTAAAAAAATAGTAAACGGGAAAAAAATAACTATGAGACCTAGAGCAAAAGATTTCATACTTGAGGACGGAAAACATCCGGCAATAATAACAGAAGATGTGTTCAACACAGCTCAGTATTATATGAGTAAAAATCCCGCCAAACCTATAGGTGAAAATAGAAAAATAACAAATCCTCTTGCCGGACTAGTAGTATGTTCAAAGTGCAATCATAAAATGATAGCAAGACCTTATAGCAATAACACTCCAACAAGTTTATTGTGTACGACCTTAGGCTGCCAAACTGTTGGAACAGCTCTCCACTATGTGGAGGACAGAATAATTGAAGCCCTATATAATTGGTTAAACAAATATACATTGAACATAAAACCATGTAACACTATTCAAAATAGCAGTTATGAAAAACTAATGCTTAACAATTTAAATGCGATACAAGATGAAATCATAACTCTTAATAAGCAAATGGATTCACTATATGATTTTTTAGAACAGGGTGTATATACAACTGAAATATTTATTGAACGCTCAAAAAAAATTTCGGATAAAATGTCTGAACTAAAAGAAAATGAGGATAACATAAAAAACGAGCTGTCAAAAAGCAAAAAACAGACAGCAATAAATAAAGATTTTATACCAAAGTTAAAAAATATACTGGATACATATTATGAGATTAGTGACCCTGAAATAAAGAATCAGATGTTAAAAGAGGTAGTTGAAAAAGTTGTATACACAAAAGAAAAACGAGGCACAAAAAAAACACCGGATAAATTTGAAATAACAATATATCCCAAATTACCGAACACACAAATATTAAGCCTGCCAAAATAA